The Amycolatopsis endophytica genome includes the window GTAGCCGGGTGCGATCCTGGCCATCAGAGGATGCGCGCCAGGAACTGCCGGGTGCGCTCGTGCTCCGGCGCGCCGAGGACCCGCGCGGGCGGTCCGGTTTCGACGACCGCGCCGTCGGCCATGAAGACGACCTCGTCGGCCACCTCCCGCGCGAACCCCATCTCGTGTGTCACGACCACCATTGTCATCCCTTCGGCGGCGAGCGAGGTCATCACCTCGAGGACCTCGCCGACCAGTTCCGGGTCCAGCGCCGAGGTCGGCTCGTCGAACAGCATCAGCTTCGGTTTCATCGCCAGCGCCCGCGCGATCGCGACCCGCTGCTGCTGGCCGCCGGAGAGCTGGGCGGGGTAGGCGTCCGCGCGGTGCGCCAGGCCGACCCGGTCCAGCAGGTCGAGAGCGGTCCGTTTCGCTTCGGACGCGCTCAGCCCGAGTACCCGGACCGGCCCTTCGATGATGTTGCCCAGCACGGTGTGGTGCGCGAACAGGTTGAACCGCTGGAACACCATACCGATGTCCCGCCGCTGCCGGGCGACCTCCCGCTCGCGCAGCTCGTGCAGTTTTCCCCCGCGCAGGCGGAACCCGATGGGCTCGCCGTCCACCCACACCTGCCCGCCGTCGATGGTCTCCAGGTGGTTGACGCAGCGCAGGAACGTGCTCTTGCCCGCGCCGGACGGCCCGAGCAGGCACACCACTTGTCCCTTGTGGACGGACAGGTCGATCCCGCGCAGCACCTCGGTGCCAGCGAAGTGCTTGCGCACGCCGACCGCGCGCAGCAACGGTTCGGTCATGTCAGGCCCTCCGCCACGTCGTCAGCGTGCGGCCGACCCGCGACCACGGCCGGGGCGCGGCCGAGTCACCGGCGAACGCGCGCTCCAGGTAGTGCTGCCCGACGCTCGCGACGGTCACCACGACCATGTACCAGATCGCCGCGGCCAGCAGCGTTTCCATCACCAGCAGGTTGTTCGACGAGATGTTGTTCGCCGCGTGGATCAGCTCGGTCACCCCGATCACCGATGCCATCGACGTGCCCTTGAGCATGTTGATGAAGTCGTTGCCGGTGGGCGGGATGATGACCCGCATCGCCTGCGGCAGCACGATCCGGCGCAGTGTCGTCGCCGGCGTCATGCCGACCGACTTCGCCGCCTCCGTCTGCCCGCGGTCCACGCTGTTCAGGCCGGCGCGCACGATTTCGGCCATGTAGGCGCTCTCGTTGAGGGCGAGGCCGAGCAGCGCGGCGACGAACGCGCTGACGATGACGTTGGTCGGCTCGTGGATCAGGTAGCCGCCGGTGAAGGGCAGCGGGATCGACACGAACTCGAACACCAGCGCCAGGTTGAACCAGATCAGGATCTGCAGCAGCACCGGCAGCCCGCGGAACAGCCAGATGTAGACGGCGGCGACGACGCGGGCCACCGGATTGGCCGAACGGCGCATCAGCGCGATCACGACACCGATGACGATCGCCACGGCCTGCGCGATGACGGCCAGCAGCACGGTGTTGAGCAGGCCGACCGCCATCACGTGGTACCACAGGAACTCGGGCACCGTGTCGTAGAAGATCTTCGCCTGCGCCAGCACGATCCCGAGCCCGGCCAGCAACGCCAGGATGATCACCGCGGAGACCCAGCGACCCCAGTGGCGCAGGCGCACGATGGGCAGCTCGGTGTCCGGCGCTCGTGTGGTCAGGTCAGCTTCCGGCATTGACCGTCACCTTCGTGATCGCGCCCTGCCGCACGCCCCACGCGTCGAGGATCTTGCCGTAGGTGCCGTCGGCCACTAGCGCGGACAGGGCCTTCTCGACGGCGTCGCGCAGCTGCGGATCGGCCTTGTCGACCCCGATGCCGTATGGCCCGCCGTTGATCGGCTCACCCGGCACGACCTCGAAGAACTCGCCGCCGCCCGCCGTCCTGGAGACGTAGGCCGCGGTCGGCAGGTCGTTGAGGATCGCGGCGACGCGGCCGGTGCGCAGCTGGTTCTGGTTCTGCGAGTCGCTGTCGGTGGCCGTCGTGGTCACCTCGGGCTTGCCGCCCTGGACGCACTTCGCGCTCTGCTCGGCGGCGAAGGTCTGGTGGCTGGTGCCCTGCACGACGGCGACGGTCTTGCCGCACAGCGAGTCCGGGCCGGTGATGCCGTCCGGGTTGCCCTTGCGGATCATGATCGTGATGCCCGAGGTGAAGTAGTCCACGAAGTCGATCTGCGCCTGCCGGGCCCGCGTGTCGTTCATCCCGGCCATCGTCAGGTCGAGCCTGCCGGACTGCAGGCTGGTGATCAGCGAGCCGAACGCCATGTCGGTGTGGTTCGCGGTCAGGCCCAGCTTGGCCGCGACGGCCTTCGCGATGTCCACTTCGAACCCGACCGGCGTCTTGCCGTCGGAGGAGTAGAAGTTGTTGGGCGCCGACTGCATGTTCGAGCCGATGTTGAGCGCTCCGGCCCGGGCGATGTCGGCGGGCAGCGTGGCGGCGAGCTGCGGGTCCTTCGTGACGGCCTGCAGGATCGCCGCGGTGTCCGGAACGTCCGAACCGGTCGCGCTGTCGCCCCCGGCGCCGTCGGGACCGCCCCCGCAGGCCGCCGTGAGCAGCAGGCAGCCGACGGTCAGCCCACCCCAGCGCGTCACTCGTGACCTCGCAGACATCGCATCTCCTCACCCGAACGAATGAATGAGGAGGGACGCTACAACTGCTTGTTGAAGACGTCAACCACGAGTTGAAATTTCAGGTCGCCGGGAAGTCGAACTGGTAGCCCTGCGCGACCAGCCAGGGCAGCAGCTCCGTGAGCGCGGCGACCGTCTGCTTGCGCTGGCCGCCGCCGTCGTGCAGGAGGATCACCGCCCCCGGCTGGACGGCCTGCCGCACCGTCGCCACGATCGCCGGCGTGCCGGGCAGGGTCCAATCACGGGAATCCACCGACCAGCCCAACGACGTCATCCCTTCGCGGGAAGCGATCGCGGTGATCGTTTCCGACCAGTTTCCCCCTGGCGCGCGGAAATAGGGAATGGAAACGTCGCCGTCGGCGGCGAGACGCAGATCCGCCTGCGTGCCGGTGATCTCCGCGGAAATGCGCGCCTCGTTGCGCCGGGCCAGTTCTTCGTCGTGGCTGACGGTGTGATCGCACAACCGCATTCCGCGTTCCACGACCTGCGCGACCAGTTCCGGATGGCGCCGCACCTGGGTGCCGACCATGCAGAACGTGGCCACCGCGCCGTGCTGCTCCAGCAGGTCCAGTACCTGCGGCGTGTAGGTGGGATCAGGGCCGTCGTCGAAGGTCAGCGCGACGAACCGGCCCGGGCGCGCGGCGGTGCGGACGGGCCCGGCCGCGGCGGGTGCGGCGGCCGGCTCCGGTGTCGTCGAGGCTCGTGCCCGCTGGGGCGGGGATGCGGTTTCGGATCCTTGCGCGCCGGACCAGGACAGCGAAATGATCAACGAAGTGGTCACGAGCACCACGGAGATCAGGACGGCCCACCGGTAGCAGTACGGCGGGCGCAGCACCTGATAACGCATCGGCACCTCCACGAATCGCGGCGTCGCCCGCGCACGATAGAGTGAAAAGGGGCTCGATCGGGGGAATTCGGCGCGTGTCCGGGACCGCGAATCAGGAGAAGTGCGGCGTCAGTCGAGCAGTGCGCGTTCCCAATCCTGACGGCGTCGCCCGATGTAGGCGGCGTCGGCTTCCCACACCCTGCCGTGGCCCTCGTGCCACAGTCGTGCCCAGGGCTGCTTTCCCGCAGCCGCCTGTGCGCCGAGAAAAGTGTGCATGGCTTGGGCGCGCGGTGCCAGCAGAGTGATGAGGTCGCGCCGTTGAGTCTCGTCCAAGCCGTAGGCGTCGACGAAAACCCGCAGGCGGTGCCCGGCATCCACCCGGCTCCACCGCGCATCGGCCGACAACGGCACGAAGCCGTGGAGCGCGTAGGCGACATCCCACAAGCGGGTGCCCGGCGCGGCGACGTCCCAGTCGATGAACGCCCAGTGCGGATCACCGAGGATCAGGTTCCAGGGGGCGAGATCGTGGTGGGCGATGATGTCGGACCCGTCCGCCGGGACGAGGACTTGCCACTGCGCGTCCGGCGGCGGAACGAAGCCGGCGACCGCGTCGTGGAAGTCGCGGACGAGCCGGGCGACCCGGGCGAGGTGCACGTCGGGGTCGAGCAGGGCGAAGTGGTCCGGCCAGGCCACGCGGCCGGGGATGAAGGTCAGCACTTCCCGGTTCTGCTCATCGACGCCCAACGGCTTGGGGGCACCGGTGAAACCGGCCGTGTGCAGGTGGGCGAGCAGGGCGTGGACGGCGGGGGTCCAGGGACCGGCCGGACGGCGCACGGTCCGGCCGACCTGCACCACCCCGGTGCTGACGTTGCCACCGCGGAGGGGGATCTCGGTGTGGTCCATGGTGACGAGCCTGGCATCCCGGACCGCCACCGCTCGCACGGGATTCGTCCGCTGCCCGCTCGTCAGTCGGGCAGCAGGGGCACCGTCGGGCCGTCGTCCCGGCCGAGGAGCATCGCGCGGGTGACGGCTTTCGAGCCGTAGCGGTCCCGTACCTCGTCCAGCGCCGCGTCGAGCGCGCCGGGTGGTTGATCGTCGAAGGGCAGCTCCAGTTGCAGTGGGGTGTCGTCATCCAGATTGGACAGGGCGAGGCCGATGAGCGTGATCCCGTGCTCGCGGATGTCCGGCATCGCGGCGGCGAGCAGTGCGCGCGCGGTCGCGAGGATGTCCTCCGTGTGCGCCGTCGGGTGCGATACGGTCCGCGATCTGGTCGCGCGGCTGAAATCGGCGAACCGCAGGCGCAGCACCACCGTCCGGCACACGCGGTGCGCGGCCCGCAACCGCCGCGCCAGCCGGTCGGCCAGTGCGGCGACGATCTCGTCGAGCTCCGTGGGCGAACGCGGCCGGCGTCCCAGGGCGCGCTGGGCTCCCATGGACCGCCGCCGCCTGCCGGCCACCACCGGGCGCGGATCCCGGTTGTGCGCGAGCGCGAACAGGTGCCGCCCGCCGGCCCGGCCGAGCAGCGCCACCAGCTCCGCCTCGCCACGCTCGGCGACCTGCCCCACCGTGCGGATGCCCTTCGCACGCAGCTTCCCGGCCGTCACCGTGCCCACGCCCCATAACCGCTCGACCGGCAACGGGTGCAGGAACTCCAGCTCCTCGTCGTGCGGCACGACGAGCAGCCCGTCCGGTTTCGCCACCCCGCTGGCGACCTTGGCGAGGAACTTCGTGCGCGCGACGCCGACCGTGATCGGCAGCCCCACCCGCTCGGCGACCGCGCGCCGCAGGCCAGCAGCGATCCGGCTCGGCGTGCCCGCGATCCGGGCGAGGCCACCGACGTCGAGGAACGCCTCGTCGATCGAGAGCCCCTCGACCAGCGGCGTGGTGTCCTCGAACACGGCGAACACGGCCTTGCTCGCCGCGCTGTAGGCCGACATCCGCGGCGGTACCACGACGGCCGACGGGCACAGCCGCAGGGCCTGAGCACACCCCATCGCCGTGCGGACCCCGCGTGCCTTGGCCTCGTAACTTGCCGCGAGCACCACTCCGCCGCCCACGACGACCGGCCTGCCACGCAACGACGCGTCGTCACGCTGCTCGACCGACGCGTAGAACGCGTCCAGGTCGGCATGCAGGATCGGGCCCTCGTTCGTCACGAACACAGGTTCGCATCCACCCCCGACAATTCCGGACGAAGCGCGAAACTGAGGCGCATGAGCGCGAAGGACGATCTGCACTCCTGCCTGCGGGCGGCCCGCGAAACGGTGCTGTGGAAACTCGACGGGCTGCCGGAGTACGACAGGCGCCGTCCGCTGACACCGACGGGCACGAACCTGCTCGGTCTGGTCAAGCACCTCACCGGCTGCGAGGCGGGCTACTTCGGTGCGCCGTTCGGCAGGCCGTTCGAGCGCGAGCTGCCGTGGCTGGCCGATACCGAGCCGAACGCGGACATGTGGGCGCGCCCCACCGAGTCCAGCGCGGAGATCGTCGCGCTCTACCGCGAAGCCTGCGCGCACGCGGACGTCACCATCGAGGCGTTCGACCTCGACGCGCCCGGTCACATTCCGCAGTGGGGCGGCGACGGCGAGGTCACCCTCCACCGGATCCTCGTGCACATGACCGCCGAAACCCAGCGCCATGCCGGGCACGCCGATATCGTGCGCGAGCTCGTCGACGGAGCCACCGGGTTGCGGCCGAGCCACCGCGACCTGCCCGACGCCGGCGAGCAGTGGTGGAGCGGGTACCGGGAGCGAGTGGAGCGGGCGGCGCGCGAAGCCTTGCCTTGACGTCAACGGCAAGCTTTAGGCTTCCGATCATGCGAATCGGGGAGCTGGCGCAGCGGACCGGGACGACCACACGGGCGTTGCGGTTCTACGAGTCACAGGGACTGCTGTCCGCGCGGCGCGCCGCCAACGGCTACCGCGAGTACGGCGAGGACGACTTCCGGCTCGTCCGGGAGATCCAGACGCTGCAGGCGGTCGGGTT containing:
- a CDS encoding amino acid ABC transporter ATP-binding protein translates to MTEPLLRAVGVRKHFAGTEVLRGIDLSVHKGQVVCLLGPSGAGKSTFLRCVNHLETIDGGQVWVDGEPIGFRLRGGKLHELREREVARQRRDIGMVFQRFNLFAHHTVLGNIIEGPVRVLGLSASEAKRTALDLLDRVGLAHRADAYPAQLSGGQQQRVAIARALAMKPKLMLFDEPTSALDPELVGEVLEVMTSLAAEGMTMVVVTHEMGFAREVADEVVFMADGAVVETGPPARVLGAPEHERTRQFLARIL
- a CDS encoding DinB family protein, whose translation is MSAKDDLHSCLRAARETVLWKLDGLPEYDRRRPLTPTGTNLLGLVKHLTGCEAGYFGAPFGRPFERELPWLADTEPNADMWARPTESSAEIVALYREACAHADVTIEAFDLDAPGHIPQWGGDGEVTLHRILVHMTAETQRHAGHADIVRELVDGATGLRPSHRDLPDAGEQWWSGYRERVERAAREALP
- the dinB gene encoding DNA polymerase IV → MFVTNEGPILHADLDAFYASVEQRDDASLRGRPVVVGGGVVLAASYEAKARGVRTAMGCAQALRLCPSAVVVPPRMSAYSAASKAVFAVFEDTTPLVEGLSIDEAFLDVGGLARIAGTPSRIAAGLRRAVAERVGLPITVGVARTKFLAKVASGVAKPDGLLVVPHDEELEFLHPLPVERLWGVGTVTAGKLRAKGIRTVGQVAERGEAELVALLGRAGGRHLFALAHNRDPRPVVAGRRRRSMGAQRALGRRPRSPTELDEIVAALADRLARRLRAAHRVCRTVVLRLRFADFSRATRSRTVSHPTAHTEDILATARALLAAAMPDIREHGITLIGLALSNLDDDTPLQLELPFDDQPPGALDAALDEVRDRYGSKAVTRAMLLGRDDGPTVPLLPD
- a CDS encoding phosphotransferase, coding for MDHTEIPLRGGNVSTGVVQVGRTVRRPAGPWTPAVHALLAHLHTAGFTGAPKPLGVDEQNREVLTFIPGRVAWPDHFALLDPDVHLARVARLVRDFHDAVAGFVPPPDAQWQVLVPADGSDIIAHHDLAPWNLILGDPHWAFIDWDVAAPGTRLWDVAYALHGFVPLSADARWSRVDAGHRLRVFVDAYGLDETQRRDLITLLAPRAQAMHTFLGAQAAAGKQPWARLWHEGHGRVWEADAAYIGRRRQDWERALLD
- a CDS encoding amino acid ABC transporter permease, with amino-acid sequence MPEADLTTRAPDTELPIVRLRHWGRWVSAVIILALLAGLGIVLAQAKIFYDTVPEFLWYHVMAVGLLNTVLLAVIAQAVAIVIGVVIALMRRSANPVARVVAAVYIWLFRGLPVLLQILIWFNLALVFEFVSIPLPFTGGYLIHEPTNVIVSAFVAALLGLALNESAYMAEIVRAGLNSVDRGQTEAAKSVGMTPATTLRRIVLPQAMRVIIPPTGNDFINMLKGTSMASVIGVTELIHAANNISSNNLLVMETLLAAAIWYMVVVTVASVGQHYLERAFAGDSAAPRPWSRVGRTLTTWRRA
- a CDS encoding ABC transporter substrate-binding protein — translated: MSARSRVTRWGGLTVGCLLLTAACGGGPDGAGGDSATGSDVPDTAAILQAVTKDPQLAATLPADIARAGALNIGSNMQSAPNNFYSSDGKTPVGFEVDIAKAVAAKLGLTANHTDMAFGSLITSLQSGRLDLTMAGMNDTRARQAQIDFVDYFTSGITIMIRKGNPDGITGPDSLCGKTVAVVQGTSHQTFAAEQSAKCVQGGKPEVTTTATDSDSQNQNQLRTGRVAAILNDLPTAAYVSRTAGGGEFFEVVPGEPINGGPYGIGVDKADPQLRDAVEKALSALVADGTYGKILDAWGVRQGAITKVTVNAGS
- a CDS encoding polysaccharide deacetylase family protein, whose product is MRYQVLRPPYCYRWAVLISVVLVTTSLIISLSWSGAQGSETASPPQRARASTTPEPAAAPAAAGPVRTAARPGRFVALTFDDGPDPTYTPQVLDLLEQHGAVATFCMVGTQVRRHPELVAQVVERGMRLCDHTVSHDEELARRNEARISAEITGTQADLRLAADGDVSIPYFRAPGGNWSETITAIASREGMTSLGWSVDSRDWTLPGTPAIVATVRQAVQPGAVILLHDGGGQRKQTVAALTELLPWLVAQGYQFDFPAT